AAAGGTCTGGGTTATAGAACAAATGCCTAAAGATCCGTATTATAGCTGGGGATTGCATATAGGTTATGTTGATCAGGAAACCTATGGCATTTGGTATAAGGAGGTATATGATAAATCCGGCAAATTCAGGACATGGAAATGTAATTTTCGTCACTACAATGAATCTCCAAGCGGGCAAAACAATATTGGAGTTCAATATGATGTTTCGTGGAATATAGACGAAGTAGTACATCATGCATCAGTTTCCGGCACGATACCGTATTCTGAATCCAGATTATTTATGCCTGCTTCAAAAATAGATCCTGACTTTTTTACCAAACAAAACTTCATGCAGTTGTCTAAATAGGATGGAATTGCACAGTAACAAATACCGGTCGTCCGTGCCTTATGGGCTGGCTGGCCGGTAATTTTTTGTACTTTAACATAGTAGAAAGGAGTACATTATTATGGCAGAAAAATATGACGTTCCGGCCATACCCAAGTCGCGGCCGGCAGTCGTGTGGTGGGCATGGATCGGTGGTGCCTGGCTGGTGTTCTGGGCCTATATACTGATCCGCTGGGTGACCGGGCCGTACTTTGTTTCCGTTCCGGTCGGACCGGTCGACCCGGCTGGCTGGTCGAAAATCATCATGGACACCTGGCAAATCCTTAGTTTACCGCTTCTCGCACTCGGTGGTTACTTCATGATCTACAGGCCGTATA
The sequence above is drawn from the Pseudomonadota bacterium genome and encodes:
- a CDS encoding outer membrane lipoprotein-sorting protein, with the translated sequence KVWVIEQMPKDPYYSWGLHIGYVDQETYGIWYKEVYDKSGKFRTWKCNFRHYNESPSGQNNIGVQYDVSWNIDEVVHHASVSGTIPYSESRLFMPASKIDPDFFTKQNFMQLSK